In Necator americanus strain Aroian chromosome IV, whole genome shotgun sequence, the following proteins share a genomic window:
- a CDS encoding hypothetical protein (NECATOR_CHRIV.G17165.T1), whose amino-acid sequence MMLRKLSDQCQRVLFKQKKSKSEDAMSDHVSLSASSSHTGDIPEWIYKMAETERCYEEAKRHASQELERCRAHIRKEFEQRRKQTEEAHQAQVDALRQKLEKRLKDLEQAQTDLAVNKFRRLSMDQSIRSRQEREKRMRDMNESTKHVFNKERKRFSIGAEQMIEQKQLEHREAMKKLAMQEQKALQRLEEIVATIQTEGPLTRSTSR is encoded by the exons AGCAAAAGCGAGGACGCGATGTCGGATCACGTTTCGTTGTCGGCGTCTTCGTCGCACACAGGGGAT ATACCGGAGTGGATCTACAAAATGGCTGAGACCGAACGCTGCTACGAAGAAGCGAAACGTCATGCTAGCCAAGAATTGGAACGTTGCCGTGCTCATATACGGAAGGAGTTTGAGCAGCGACG AAAACAAACCGAAGAGGCGCATCAAGCACAAGTTGATGCTTTACGACAGAAACTCGAGAAACGTCTAAAAGATCTGGAACAAGCACAAACAGATCTCGCTGTGAACAAATTTCGACGTCTTTCAATG gaCCAATCTATTCGATCTCGACAGGAACGCGAGAAACGAATGCGTGATATGAATGAGAGCACAAAACATGTGTTCAACAAGGAGAGAAAGCGTTTTTCGATTGG cgcTGAGCAAATGATCGAACAGAAACAGTTGGAGCATCGTGAGGCGATGAAAAAATTAGCGATGCAAGAACAAAAAGCCCTACAGCGACTCGAAGAAATAGTCGCCACCATACAAACAGAAGGACCCCTGACCAGATCCACATCGAGGTAA